TACAGCGCACTCGCCTGTTCGCGGACGTCCCAGCCGAGGTCGAGCGCGCTCGTTAGCCGTGCGATTTCGCCACAGGCAAACGAGAGATTCTTTTTTGCTTTTGTCGACCACCGTGCCTGAGTCTGGTGATATCGAAGCCGTCTGAACTTCGCTCGCGTCTCACCAGAGAGCGTGTTGCCGTAGCCGTCGCGTTTGTAGCCGATTTCAGTCGAGAGGCCACGGTCGTGCCGAGTCGCTGTCAACGGTGCACCCGTTCGCTTCGTCTGTTGCTCCTCATCATCGAACAACCGCCCATCTGCGGCGTGGTCGATCCAGTACTCGGTGACGATGAACCCACAGTCGAGACAGGAGACTTCACCACCGTCTGTTTCGAGGCACCCGGTACACTCCGGGCACGCCTCGGTCGCAATCGTCTTGCCAGTCTCTTCATCGAAGCCGGTTTCGTAGGGATTTCCAAGCGACATCAGTTCTCCACGGAGCGCATCTCTTCGCGCCCCGCACCCCTCTGGGGGGAACAAAATCGGCTTGCGGTGACGGACTCGCCAGTCACGCGTCGGCGGTCGCCGAACGAAGCGACGCTTCCCCTGCACGCCGGTATGGCTTTGTGGTGTCACGTACACCCAGCAGTGTGTTCAGACGCGACGGTCTCTCCGTACTCGCCCTCTCGATACTCCTCTTGCTTGCCGGCTGTACGGCCGGTATCTCGCCGACAACACAGGCGACAGAGTCAACTGGAGCTGGAAGCCTTGAACAGGGAGTCACTGTCACAGTCATCAAGGTGACCGATGGCGACACGATGGACGTCCGTTTCGCCAACGGGAGCGAGGAGACGATTCGACTGCTCGGCGTCGACACACCCGAAGTCTACGCGGAGAACAGCCCCAGCGAGTGGGAGGGAGTTCCCGAGACGCAGGCCGGCCGCGACTGGCTCCGACAGTGGGGCGCGAGAGCCAGCGAGTTCGCGACGAGCGAACTCGACGGCGAGCGTGTCGAGATTCGCGTCGACCCACAGGAAGATCGGCGTGGGGGGTACGGTCGCCTCCTTGTGTATCTCTCGACAGCCGACACTGAGCGGTCGTTCAACTACCGACTCATCGAGCGCGGCTATGCACGACTGTACGATACACCGTTCACCGAGCGCGATGCGTTCGTTGCGGCCGAGGCAGACGCACGAGAATCCGGGACCGGCGTGTGGAGCTTTGGCGACGAGATAGAGAGTCAGACAGCATCGAGTATCCAAGACTCCCCACTCGAACTCGTCGAGGTCAACGCGGACGCCGCAGGTAACGACAACGAAAACCTCGACGATGAGTACCTCGTCTTCGAGAATACTGACCCGGAGCCACTCGAGATCTCGGGGTGGACGGTTTCCGATTCAGCAGGGCACACGTACACCGTTCCAGATGGCGTCCGGCTGAAACCGGGTGCACGTATTCGACTCGTCACAGGGCCGGGGAGCGATACACAGTCGGCGCTTTACTGGGGCGAAGACCAAGCACTCTGGAACAACGGTGGGGATACAGTGACGGTTCGGACGGCGAATGGTGAGACGGTTCTGAAGCAAGCCTACTGAAAATGAGACCAAGCGACGCAGTAGCTCTCAGCCACGGTCAACCGCGTGACTCTCTATACGTTTCGAGGTCCAGTCCCTCGATAGCGTGGAAATAGTCGTCTCCGGCAACGAGCGGAACTCCGAGTGAGCGCGCAGTCCCAGCGATGTAGAGATCACTCCTGTTGATTAACTCGCCCTTAGAACGGAGTTCAGTGCGGATCGCCGCCGCTCCAGCGGCAGTCGTATTCGTGAATGCCACCGGCTCAACCCACTCGTATTTCGACATCGCTTCCTCCTGTGTCATTTCTTGGGTGATCATCAACCCCCGATAGAGTTCGGAACAGACGATAGTTGACGCGCCAATCTCTTCGGCGTCGTGAGCGGCCAAGTAGGTGAGTGCGTCCTCGTCTCCTATCGCGTAATCGATAAGAAAAGATGAGTCGACGAGCTTCACGATTCTCCCGAGAGCTGCTCGTCGATGTC
This is a stretch of genomic DNA from Salinigranum halophilum. It encodes these proteins:
- a CDS encoding PIN domain-containing protein, with the protein product MKLVDSSFLIDYAIGDEDALTYLAAHDAEEIGASTIVCSELYRGLMITQEMTQEEAMSKYEWVEPVAFTNTTAAGAAAIRTELRSKGELINRSDLYIAGTARSLGVPLVAGDDYFHAIEGLDLETYRESRG
- a CDS encoding lamin tail domain-containing protein; translated protein: MFRRDGLSVLALSILLLLAGCTAGISPTTQATESTGAGSLEQGVTVTVIKVTDGDTMDVRFANGSEETIRLLGVDTPEVYAENSPSEWEGVPETQAGRDWLRQWGARASEFATSELDGERVEIRVDPQEDRRGGYGRLLVYLSTADTERSFNYRLIERGYARLYDTPFTERDAFVAAEADARESGTGVWSFGDEIESQTASSIQDSPLELVEVNADAAGNDNENLDDEYLVFENTDPEPLEISGWTVSDSAGHTYTVPDGVRLKPGARIRLVTGPGSDTQSALYWGEDQALWNNGGDTVTVRTANGETVLKQAY